A single region of the Nicotiana sylvestris chromosome 6, ASM39365v2, whole genome shotgun sequence genome encodes:
- the LOC104219391 gene encoding receptor homology region, transmembrane domain- and RING domain-containing protein 2-like: protein MVSFWVFLFFSFVSLMASGALGSVILIGKNLTLSFDDIEASFAPSPKGSGKCGTLYVAEPLDACSTLTNKIEPINNFTKDPFVLIIRGGCSFEDKVRKAQAAGFKAAIIYDNKYGVIIPMAGTSTGVKILALFVSKASGETLAKYAGDTDMEVWITPSLENSAWSIMATSFISLLAISAVLGMCFFVRRHHIRRERPQASRVREFHGISRRLVKAMPSLIFASVVEDNSTSVTCAICLDDYNVGDKLRVLPCRHKFHTKCVDAWLTSWRTFCPVCKRDARTSTGEPPASESTPLLSSSLLSGSSMSSLRSSLASSAVIHIGTGVSRSPSVSRSQSISSSHNQHSLWSYHQSPHFAISRSSLDLQNASSQRSRVPYLISSNSLGYPSLSPLNSRHTSACIPSPSNPSSSYIGSTSQHHNPLHHSESITSLSPFASANSLPGCES from the exons ATGGTGAGTTTTTGGGTTTTTTTGTTCTTTAGTTTTGTGTCTTTAATGGCTTCTGGAGCTCTTGGAAGTGTAATTTTGATTGGAAAAAACCTTACTTTGTCTTTTGACGACATTGAAGCTAGTTTTG CTCCCTCACCAAAGGGTTCAGGCAAATGTGGAACATTGTATGTGGCAGAGCCTTTGGATGCATGCTCAACCTTGACTAACAAGATTGAACCTATTAATAACTTCACAAAAGATCCATTTGTGCTGATAATTAGGGGTGGATGTAGCTTTGAGGATAAAGTCAGAAAAGCACAAGCTGCAGGTTTTAAAGCAGCCATTATCTATGACAATAAATATGGTGTTATCATTCCAA TGGCAGGAACCTCTACTGGTGTGAAGATACTCGCACTGTTCGTTTCAAAAGCTTCTGGAGAAACACTCGCAAAGTATGCTGGTGACACTGATATGGAAGTATGGATAACCCCAAGCTTGGAAAACTCAGCTTGGTCAATCATGGCTACATCGTTCATTTCATTACTTGCTATATCAGCCGTGCTTGGGATGTGTTTCTTTGTTCGCCGACATCATATACGAAGAGAGCGGCCCCAAGCCTCTCGCGTTCGTGAGTTTCATGGGATTAGTAGACGTTTGGTGAAAGCTATGCCAAGTTTGATATTTGCATCAGTTGTTGAAGATAATTCTACATCAGTAACATGTGCTATATGCCTCGACGATTATAATGTGGGAGATAAGCTTAGAGTTCTTCCATGCCGGCACA AATTTCATACCAAGTGTGTTGATGCTTGGCTGACATCATGGAGAACCTTTTGCCCTGTTTGCAAACGGGATGCAAGGACTAGCACTGGCGAACCACCAGCATCTGAATCTACACCATTGCTTTCTTCGAGCCTGCTATCTGGATCTTCAATGTCATCTCTAAGGTCATCATTAGCATCATCAGCAGTAATACATATAGGCACAGGAGTATCTCGATCGCCTTCCGTTTCTCGTTCCCAATCAATCTCTAGCTCTCATAACCAGCACTCTCTTTGGTCCTACCACCAGTCACCTCATTTTGCTATAAGCCGAAGTTCACTCGACCTTCAAAATGCATCTTCGCAAAGATCTCGTGTACCTTACTTAATTTCATCTAACTCATTGGGTTATCCTTCTCTATCACCTCTTAATTCAAGACACACGTCTGCATGCATTCCTAGTCCTAGCAATCCCTCTTCGAGCTATATTGGATCAACCAGTCAGCATCATAACCCACTGCACCACAGTGAATCAATTACAAGCCTTTCACCATTTGCATCAGCTAACTCTCTTCCTGGGTGCGAGTCATGA
- the LOC104227238 gene encoding protein disulfide isomerase-like 5-2 codes for MNMLFLSVSIFLLLAPASLPSIAAAETEQQKQQQFAVDGGKVLELGESNFDAAISTFDYILVDFYAPWCGHCKRLAPELDKTARILAELKQPLVIAKIDADKYKRVGSKYDIDGYPTLKIFMHGVPTDYYGPRKADLLVRFLKKFVAPDVAILNSDSAISEFVEAAGTSFPIFIGFGLNESAISHFAVKYKKRAWFSVAKDFSDKTMEFYDFDKIPALVARHPNYDEQSIFYGPFEEKFLEDYIKQSLLPLALPITEETLRLLKDDERKVILTILEDETDERSKGLVKLLKAAASANRDFMFVFVGFKQWQEFAESFEVSKKTKLPKMVVWDGDEEYFSVVGSDSIEDEDQGSQITQFIQGYKDGNVIQKRISSASFMGFVNSMIGVGTVTIIVFVVAVVMIIQSLKEEPLRVGTRDEGDYPSSSTSQPEDRQPLRSGDKQDKED; via the exons ATGAATATGCTTTTTCTCTCTGTCTCCATCTTCCTCCTCTTAGCTCCGGCGTCATTGCCGTCGATCGCGGCGGCGGAGACGGAGCAGCAGAAGCAGCAACAGTTCGCCGTTGACGGCGGGAAAGTATTGGAGCTTGGTGAATCCAACTTCGATGCCGCAATTTCCACCTTCGATTATATTCTCGTCGATTTCTATGCTCCTTGGTGTGGCCACTGCAAACGTCTTGCTCCTGAG TTGGACAAAACTGCTCGCATTCTTGCTGAATTGAAGCAGCCCCTAGTTATTGCAAAAATAGATGCTGACAAATACAAACGTGTTGGTTCAAAATATGACATCGA TGGATATCCAACTTTGAAGATATTTATGCATGGAGTTCCAACAGATTACTATGGACCAAGAAAAGCAGATTTACTTGTACGATTCTTGAAGAAGTTTGTTGCTCCTGATGTGGCAATACTGAATTCTGACTCAGCTATTAGTGAATTTGTTGAAGCAGCCGGCACTAGCTTTCCTATATTCATAGGCTTTGGTTTGAATGAATCTGCTATATCACATTTTGCAGTAAAATACAAGAAAAGAGCATGGTTTTCTGTGGCAAAAGATTTCTCGGATAAAACCATGGAGTTCTATGATTTTGACAAAATACCTGCTTTGGTAGCTCGTCATCCAAACTATGATGAGCAAAGCATCTTCTATGGCCCCTTTGAAG AAAAATTCCTTGAGGATTATATCAAGCAGAGTTTGCTCCCGCTGGCTTTGCCCATTACTGAAGAAACTCTGAGGTTGCTGAAAGATGATGAGAGGAAAGTTATTCTGACGATTTTGGAAGATGAAACTGATGAGAGGTCTAAGGGATTAGTGAAACTCCTGAAAGCTGCTGCATCTGCAAACCGCGACTTCATGTTTGTTTTTGTTGGGTTCAAGCAATGGCAAGAGTTTGCTGAATCATTTGAAGTTTCTAAGAAAACTAAACTGCCAAAAATGGTTGTTTGGGACGGAGATGAGGAGTACTTTTCA GTTGTTGGCTCGGACAGTATTGAAGATGAAGATCAGGGGTCCCAAATTACACAATTTATTCAAGGATACAAAGATGGAAATGTTATTCAGAAACGTATTAGCTCTGCTTCTTTCATGGGATTCGTGAACTCAATGATCGGAGTTGGAACAGTAACAATCATAGTGTTTGTGGTCGCAGTGGTGATGATCATCCAATCTTTAAAAGAGGAGCCCTTAAGGGTTGGTACAAGAGATGAGGGAGATTATCCGAGCAGCTCCACCTCTCAGCCGGAAGACAGACAACCACTTCGTTCTGGAGACAAACAAGACAAGGAAGATTAA